One genomic region from Nocardia vinacea encodes:
- the gatC gene encoding Asp-tRNA(Asn)/Glu-tRNA(Gln) amidotransferase subunit GatC, which translates to MPAISRDEVAHFARLSRLALSESELDQFAGQLDSILSHVRTISEVAAADVPATASPNPATNVTRPDQVVPCLTPGEALSGAPAVEDQRFLVPQILGEGE; encoded by the coding sequence GTGCCCGCCATCTCCCGCGACGAGGTCGCACACTTCGCCCGGCTGTCCAGGCTCGCCCTGTCCGAATCCGAACTGGATCAGTTCGCCGGTCAGTTGGATTCGATCCTGAGTCACGTGCGGACCATCTCCGAGGTCGCCGCCGCCGATGTACCGGCGACCGCGTCGCCGAATCCGGCGACCAATGTGACGCGTCCGGATCAGGTCGTCCCGTGCCTCACCCCGGGCGAGGCGCTCTCGGGTGCCCCCGCGGTCGAGGACCAGCGGTTCCTGGTTCCGCAGATCCTGGGAGAGGGCGAATGA
- the mnmA gene encoding tRNA 2-thiouridine(34) synthase MnmA produces MRVLAAMSGGVDSAVAAARAVDAGHEVVGVHLALSATPGTLRTGSRGCCSKEDAGDARRAADVLGIPFYVWDFADRFKEDVIDDFVAAYAAGETPNPCLRCNEKIKFSALADRAVALGFDAVVTGHYARLEDGVLRRAVDADKDQSYVLAVLTAQQLARAMFPVGDTAKPHIRAEAAERGLAVANKPDSHDICFIPSGDTRAFLGAKIGIRPGAVVDADGQVLANHEGVHGFTIGQRKGLGLSGPAADGKPRYVTEIDPDSGTVRVGSAEELQVWTIQADRAIWTSGAMPEGPIECVAQVRAHGGTAPAVAEAVDDGLIVRLREPLTGVARGQAVVLYRPDTLGDQVIGSGTITGTARDASDSVSSAGASTRQ; encoded by the coding sequence ATGCGGGTACTCGCCGCGATGAGTGGTGGTGTGGATTCGGCCGTGGCGGCGGCACGTGCCGTCGACGCTGGTCACGAGGTGGTCGGCGTACATCTGGCGCTGTCCGCGACACCGGGTACCCTGCGCACCGGTTCGCGCGGTTGCTGCTCGAAGGAGGATGCGGGCGATGCCCGGCGGGCCGCCGATGTGCTCGGAATCCCCTTCTATGTCTGGGATTTCGCGGACCGCTTCAAGGAAGACGTGATCGACGATTTCGTCGCCGCCTACGCCGCGGGTGAAACCCCGAATCCGTGCCTGCGCTGCAATGAGAAGATCAAGTTCTCCGCCCTCGCCGACCGTGCGGTGGCCCTCGGCTTCGACGCCGTGGTCACCGGCCATTACGCCCGGCTCGAGGACGGTGTGCTGCGCCGTGCCGTCGATGCCGACAAGGACCAGTCCTATGTGCTCGCGGTGCTGACCGCGCAGCAGCTGGCGCGGGCCATGTTCCCGGTGGGGGACACCGCTAAGCCGCACATCCGCGCCGAGGCGGCCGAGCGCGGGCTCGCGGTGGCGAATAAGCCCGACAGCCATGACATCTGCTTCATCCCGTCCGGTGACACCAGGGCCTTCCTCGGCGCGAAGATCGGCATTCGGCCGGGTGCGGTTGTCGACGCCGACGGGCAGGTGCTCGCGAATCACGAAGGCGTGCACGGGTTCACGATCGGTCAGCGCAAGGGGCTCGGGCTCTCAGGTCCGGCCGCCGATGGTAAGCCGCGCTATGTCACCGAGATCGATCCCGACTCCGGCACCGTCCGCGTCGGTTCGGCCGAGGAACTGCAGGTGTGGACCATCCAGGCCGACCGTGCCATCTGGACGTCCGGTGCCATGCCGGAGGGTCCGATCGAGTGCGTGGCGCAGGTGCGCGCGCACGGCGGTACCGCACCAGCCGTGGCCGAGGCCGTCGACGACGGGCTGATCGTGCGCCTGCGCGAGCCGCTGACCGGTGTGGCCCGCGGCCAGGCCGTCGTGCTGTATCGCCCGGATACGTTGGGAGATCAGGTGATCGGCAGCGGCACCATCACCGGTACCGCGCGCGATGCGTCGGATTCTGTGAGCAGCGCGGGCGCGAGCACAAGGCAGTGA
- the gatA gene encoding Asp-tRNA(Asn)/Glu-tRNA(Gln) amidotransferase subunit GatA has protein sequence MSSASRSDSVGGGGRATGGRDLTALSAAELAAEIHGREVTSVEVTQAHLDRIAAVDGEYHAFLHVAGNEALRAAAAVDAALAAGDAPASPLAGVPLALKDVFTTTDMPTTCASKILEGWVAPYDATLTSRLRAAGIPILGKTNMDEFAMGSSTENSAFGPTRNPWDTTRIPGGSGGGSAAALASHQAPLAIGTDTGGSIRQPAAVTATVGTKPTYGTVSRFGLVACASSLDQGGPCGRTVLDTALLHEVVAGYDPRDSTSRNVPVPPVVAAARQGATGDLRGVKVGVVKELHSDSYQPGVIASFDAAVGVLKDLGAEVVEVSCPHFEYALASYYLILPSEVSSNLARFDAMRYGLRVDDDGNHSAEQVMAATRAAGFGPEVKRRIMIGTYALSAGYYDAYYGQALKVRTLIARDFDKAYEQVDVLVSPTSPFTPWKLGEKVDDPLAMYLSDLCTLPTNLAGHPAMSVPSGLSKDDGMPVGLQIMAPALADDRLYRVGAAYEAARGPVA, from the coding sequence ATGAGTTCAGCATCGCGTAGTGATTCCGTGGGGGGTGGCGGTCGGGCGACGGGTGGGCGCGACCTGACCGCGCTGTCTGCCGCCGAGTTGGCGGCCGAGATCCACGGCCGCGAGGTGACCTCGGTGGAGGTCACCCAGGCGCATCTGGATCGGATCGCCGCCGTCGACGGCGAGTACCACGCATTCCTGCACGTGGCCGGTAACGAGGCGCTCCGCGCGGCCGCCGCGGTGGATGCCGCGCTCGCCGCGGGCGATGCGCCCGCCTCGCCGCTGGCCGGAGTTCCGTTGGCGCTCAAGGATGTTTTCACGACCACGGATATGCCGACCACATGTGCCTCGAAGATTCTCGAGGGCTGGGTCGCACCGTACGACGCGACGCTGACCAGCCGGTTGCGCGCCGCGGGCATCCCGATCCTCGGCAAGACGAATATGGACGAGTTCGCGATGGGCTCCTCCACCGAGAACTCGGCCTTCGGTCCGACTCGGAATCCGTGGGATACCACCAGGATTCCGGGTGGTTCGGGTGGTGGATCGGCGGCCGCACTGGCTTCGCATCAGGCGCCGCTGGCGATCGGCACCGATACCGGTGGGTCGATTCGGCAGCCCGCCGCGGTGACCGCGACCGTCGGCACCAAGCCGACCTATGGCACCGTCTCCCGGTTCGGTCTGGTCGCGTGCGCGTCTTCGCTGGATCAGGGTGGTCCGTGTGGGCGCACGGTGCTCGATACCGCGCTGCTGCACGAGGTCGTCGCCGGATACGACCCGCGCGACTCCACCTCCCGCAATGTGCCGGTGCCGCCGGTGGTCGCTGCGGCACGCCAGGGCGCCACCGGCGATCTGCGCGGCGTGAAAGTCGGTGTGGTGAAGGAGTTGCACTCCGACAGCTATCAGCCGGGCGTCATCGCATCCTTCGATGCGGCGGTCGGCGTACTGAAGGATTTGGGCGCCGAGGTTGTCGAAGTGTCTTGTCCGCACTTCGAATACGCGCTCGCCTCGTACTATCTGATCCTGCCGAGCGAGGTGTCCTCGAACCTGGCGCGCTTCGACGCCATGCGCTACGGACTGCGCGTCGACGACGACGGCAACCACAGCGCGGAGCAGGTCATGGCCGCGACCCGCGCCGCCGGATTCGGCCCGGAAGTCAAGCGCCGCATCATGATCGGCACCTACGCGCTGTCGGCCGGATACTACGACGCCTACTACGGTCAGGCGCTCAAGGTGCGCACGCTGATCGCTCGCGACTTCGACAAGGCCTATGAGCAGGTCGACGTCCTGGTCTCCCCGACCAGCCCGTTCACCCCGTGGAAGCTGGGTGAGAAGGTCGACGATCCGCTGGCGATGTACCTCTCCGACCTGTGCACCCTGCCCACGAACCTGGCGGGACATCCGGCGATGTCGGTGCCGTCCGGATTGAGCAAGGACGACGGGATGCCGGTGGGTCTGCAGATCATGGCTCCCGCCCTTGCCGATGATCGGCTGTATCGCGTCGGTGCGGCGTATGAGGCCGCGCGGGGTCCGGTCGCCTGA
- a CDS encoding ATP-binding protein: protein MLRSFQVTNHRSLAERQDLRLSRGSGPVAVPVTAVHGASAAGKTSLIDALGQMRDAVLHSVTGWDPYAGPVRVPHRGFPDRPSEFVASFVAEGVPYTYGFRLDNADVTAEWLYTHPRSRKRIVFERNGEQIKIGPMFEAARYGIAALLPLVRPNALLLSLAGQMYAEALVPAYRWFSAMLEVQHGATDATAVAHRLGSHLSAAPDHAVRLLMLLRTAELGITDLLIAEPDPMYADYLRELDADIAGTGKQVELCATSPAHADQLLRENGITEVMLERELSNLKAARDALYTRMVERRGVGLGLVHAGIDSAFDITDESAATLSMLRLLPTMLDALDSGRVLAIDDIGAHLPVEETDRLIQLFQNPETNSRGAQLIFTTNNRSLIDRANGRSQRTRTAVWQIRRTDHGTSELASL from the coding sequence ATGCTGCGCAGTTTTCAGGTGACGAATCACAGATCGCTGGCCGAACGGCAGGACTTGCGTTTGAGCCGGGGGAGCGGACCGGTCGCGGTGCCGGTGACGGCGGTGCACGGTGCGAGTGCCGCGGGCAAGACGAGCCTGATCGATGCGCTGGGGCAGATGCGCGATGCGGTGTTGCATTCGGTGACCGGCTGGGATCCCTACGCGGGACCGGTGCGCGTACCGCACCGCGGATTCCCGGATCGCCCTTCGGAATTCGTGGCGAGCTTCGTCGCGGAGGGTGTGCCGTACACCTATGGGTTCCGCCTGGACAACGCGGATGTGACGGCCGAATGGCTCTATACGCATCCGCGCTCGCGCAAGCGAATTGTGTTCGAGCGCAATGGTGAACAGATCAAGATCGGTCCGATGTTCGAGGCCGCCCGCTACGGTATCGCCGCATTGTTGCCGCTGGTGCGGCCGAATGCGTTGCTGCTCAGTCTCGCCGGGCAGATGTATGCCGAGGCGCTGGTGCCCGCGTATCGGTGGTTCTCCGCGATGCTCGAGGTGCAGCACGGCGCGACGGATGCGACGGCGGTCGCGCATCGGCTCGGCAGTCATCTGTCCGCGGCACCGGACCATGCGGTGCGGCTGCTCATGCTGCTGCGCACCGCCGAACTCGGCATTACCGATCTGCTGATCGCCGAGCCGGACCCGATGTACGCAGACTATCTGCGCGAACTCGACGCCGATATCGCGGGGACCGGCAAACAGGTGGAGTTGTGTGCGACCTCACCGGCGCATGCTGACCAGTTGCTGCGGGAGAACGGCATCACCGAGGTCATGCTCGAACGCGAGCTGAGCAATCTGAAGGCCGCGCGCGATGCCCTCTACACCCGGATGGTCGAGCGTCGCGGCGTCGGCCTCGGACTGGTGCACGCCGGCATCGACTCCGCCTTCGACATCACCGACGAATCCGCCGCAACCCTCTCGATGCTGCGTTTGCTCCCGACCATGCTCGACGCACTGGACTCCGGCCGGGTGCTCGCGATCGACGATATCGGCGCGCACCTGCCGGTCGAGGAGACCGATCGGCTGATCCAGCTCTTCCAGAATCCGGAGACCAATTCCCGTGGCGCCCAACTGATCTTCACCACGAACAATCGGTCGCTGATCGATCGCGCGAACGGTCGCTCCCAGCGCACCCGCACCGCGGTCTGGCAGATCCGCCGCACCGATCACGGCACCAGCGAACTCGCCTCGCTGTAG
- a CDS encoding methionine synthase — MAKEAGEIEAQEPVRIRGGIATGVGSWPGTDPREAAATIIGELPDLPHLVELPGRGVGSDMIGRVSALLVDMRFDTTTRGYRLAARPGAVSRRARDLLRSDLDALEEAWATTGSVGTVKLQATGPLTLAAQLELPVGHRVLTDSGAVRDLSESLAEGLAQHVDEVRKRLGAEVVLQLDEPSLTDVLNGFLRGVSVLNTVRAVPEPEALAVLDAVITAQAVPVLVHTCADEPALSFLRSSAATAIGFDMDTITTRALDDIGETLDAGKQLALGLVPTTPPGKPPTWRDIAEPGVRLIDRLGLRRTVLATQILVAPACGLADAPLEWARRALRLSTEVARAYAEEPESLDFS, encoded by the coding sequence ATTGCCAAGGAAGCGGGCGAAATCGAGGCTCAGGAACCGGTGCGGATTCGCGGCGGGATCGCAACTGGTGTCGGATCGTGGCCGGGTACGGATCCGCGGGAGGCCGCGGCCACCATTATCGGTGAGTTGCCGGATCTGCCGCATCTGGTCGAATTGCCCGGGCGCGGTGTGGGTTCGGACATGATCGGCCGCGTCTCTGCACTTCTGGTGGATATGCGATTCGACACCACCACGCGGGGGTATCGGCTGGCAGCCCGGCCCGGCGCCGTCTCGCGGCGGGCGCGCGATCTGCTCAGGTCGGATCTGGACGCACTCGAAGAGGCATGGGCGACAACGGGTTCGGTAGGCACGGTCAAACTACAGGCCACCGGACCGCTGACCCTCGCGGCCCAACTCGAACTCCCCGTCGGACACCGGGTCCTCACCGATTCCGGTGCGGTGCGCGATCTTTCGGAATCCCTGGCCGAAGGTCTCGCCCAGCACGTGGACGAGGTGCGCAAACGTCTCGGCGCGGAAGTCGTTCTGCAACTGGATGAACCATCACTGACCGATGTGCTGAACGGCTTCCTCCGCGGCGTCAGCGTGCTCAACACGGTGCGCGCGGTCCCCGAACCGGAGGCACTCGCGGTGCTGGACGCGGTCATCACCGCCCAGGCCGTCCCGGTCCTGGTCCACACCTGCGCCGACGAGCCCGCCCTATCCTTCCTCCGCAGCAGCGCGGCCACCGCCATCGGCTTCGACATGGACACCATTACCACCCGTGCACTCGACGATATCGGCGAAACCCTCGACGCGGGAAAGCAACTTGCTCTCGGCCTCGTTCCGACCACGCCGCCCGGCAAACCTCCGACCTGGCGTGATATCGCCGAACCCGGCGTCCGCCTCATCGACCGCCTCGGCCTGCGCCGCACTGTCCTGGCGACCCAGATCCTGGTCGCCCCCGCCTGCGGCCTGGCCGATGCCCCACTCGAATGGGCCCGCCGAGCCCTCCGGCTCTCCACCGAAGTAGCCCGCGCCTACGCCGAAGAGCCGGAGTCTCTCGACTTCTCCTGA
- the ligA gene encoding NAD-dependent DNA ligase LigA, giving the protein MAVEPATAEQRVEWQRLADEVREHQFRYYVRDAPIISDGEFDKLLRQLQALEDAHPDLRTPDSPTQLVGGGFATDFTAVDHLERMLSLDNVFDFDELRTWAGRVEAETGSNLHYLCEVKIDGVALNLVYEKGRLVRGATRGDGRTGEDVTLNARTIEDIPGELTATAEFPIPELLEVRGEVYFRLEDFETLNAAIVAEGKPPYANPRNTAAGSLRQKDPAVTARRRLRMICHGFGRIEGYTPTSQHEAYRALAAWGLPVSEHTKLVQGIDAVIERVNYWGEHRHDIEHEIDGQVIKVDEMALQRRLGSTSRAPRWAIAYKYPPEEATTKLLNIEVNVGRTGRVTPFAVMEPISIAGSTVAMATLHNASEVKRKGVLIGDTVTIRKAGDVIPEVLGPVVDARTGDEREFVMPTHCPECGTELAPQKEGDADIRCPNQQFCPAQLRERVFHVAGRGAFDIESLGYEAANDLLKSSAITDEGDLFDLDEARLLTTTLFANKDGGLSANGKRLLENLQTAKNRPLWRVLVGLSIRHVGPTAARVLAREFGSLDRIQDAAVEKLAAADGVGPTIAAAVAEWFTVDWHRAIVDKWRAAGVRMADERDESIERTLEGLSIVVTGSLEGFSRDGAKEAILVRGGKAAGSVSKKTAFVVIGDSPGSKADKAEELGVPILDEDGFRKLLEQGPAAVTPETAAEDAEAEE; this is encoded by the coding sequence ATTGCGGTTGAGCCGGCAACGGCGGAGCAGCGGGTGGAGTGGCAGCGGCTTGCGGACGAGGTTCGGGAGCACCAGTTCCGGTATTACGTGCGGGACGCGCCCATCATCTCCGACGGTGAGTTCGACAAGCTGCTGCGGCAACTGCAGGCGCTCGAGGACGCACATCCGGATCTGCGCACGCCCGATTCGCCGACCCAGCTGGTCGGCGGCGGATTCGCGACGGATTTCACCGCCGTGGACCACCTCGAGCGAATGCTGTCGCTGGACAATGTCTTCGACTTCGACGAGCTGCGCACCTGGGCCGGCCGGGTCGAGGCCGAGACCGGGTCGAATCTGCACTATCTGTGCGAGGTGAAGATCGATGGTGTCGCGCTGAACCTGGTGTACGAGAAGGGGCGGCTGGTGCGCGGCGCGACCCGCGGCGACGGCCGCACCGGTGAGGACGTCACGCTCAACGCGCGCACCATCGAGGACATTCCGGGCGAGCTGACCGCGACCGCGGAGTTCCCGATCCCGGAGCTGCTCGAGGTGCGCGGCGAGGTCTACTTCCGGCTGGAGGATTTCGAGACCCTCAACGCGGCGATCGTGGCCGAGGGCAAACCGCCGTATGCGAATCCGCGCAATACCGCGGCGGGTTCGCTGCGCCAGAAGGATCCGGCGGTCACCGCGCGGCGGCGGCTGCGGATGATCTGCCACGGTTTCGGACGCATCGAGGGCTACACCCCGACCTCACAGCACGAGGCCTACCGCGCACTTGCCGCATGGGGTCTGCCGGTCTCCGAGCACACCAAACTGGTGCAGGGCATCGATGCGGTGATCGAGCGCGTCAACTATTGGGGCGAGCACCGTCACGATATCGAGCACGAAATCGACGGACAGGTGATCAAGGTCGACGAGATGGCGCTGCAGCGCAGGCTCGGCTCGACCTCGCGCGCCCCGCGCTGGGCGATCGCCTACAAGTACCCGCCCGAAGAGGCCACAACCAAACTGCTGAATATCGAGGTGAACGTCGGGCGCACCGGCCGGGTCACCCCGTTCGCGGTGATGGAACCGATCTCCATCGCGGGCTCCACGGTCGCCATGGCCACCCTGCACAATGCATCCGAGGTCAAGCGCAAGGGCGTGCTCATCGGTGACACCGTCACCATCCGCAAGGCCGGTGACGTGATTCCGGAGGTGCTCGGCCCGGTGGTCGACGCACGCACCGGCGACGAGCGCGAATTCGTCATGCCGACGCACTGTCCGGAATGCGGCACCGAGCTGGCACCGCAGAAGGAGGGCGACGCCGATATCCGCTGTCCCAACCAACAGTTCTGCCCGGCGCAACTGCGCGAGCGGGTGTTCCATGTGGCCGGTCGCGGTGCGTTCGATATCGAATCGCTGGGCTACGAAGCCGCCAATGATCTGCTGAAGTCGAGCGCGATCACCGACGAGGGCGATCTGTTCGACCTCGACGAGGCCCGACTGCTCACCACCACGCTGTTCGCCAACAAGGACGGCGGCCTGTCCGCCAACGGCAAGCGACTGCTGGAGAACTTGCAGACCGCCAAGAATCGGCCGCTGTGGCGGGTGCTGGTCGGGTTGTCCATCCGGCATGTCGGGCCTACTGCGGCGCGGGTGCTGGCCAGGGAATTCGGCAGTCTCGATCGGATCCAGGATGCCGCGGTCGAGAAACTGGCCGCCGCCGACGGTGTCGGCCCGACCATTGCCGCCGCGGTCGCCGAATGGTTCACCGTCGATTGGCATCGCGCGATCGTCGACAAGTGGCGTGCCGCGGGCGTGCGGATGGCCGATGAGCGCGACGAGTCCATCGAGCGCACCCTCGAGGGTCTATCGATCGTGGTAACCGGGTCGTTGGAAGGGTTTTCCCGCGACGGCGCCAAGGAGGCGATCCTGGTGCGCGGCGGTAAGGCCGCGGGTTCGGTCTCGAAGAAGACGGCATTCGTGGTGATCGGTGATTCGCCGGGCTCCAAGGCCGACAAGGCGGAGGAACTCGGTGTGCCGATCCTCGACGAGGACGGATTCCGCAAGCTGCTCGAGCAGGGTCCGGCGGCGGTCACGCCGGAGACGGCCGCGGAGGACGCCGAAGCCGAGGAGTAG
- a CDS encoding GNAT family N-acetyltransferase: MDVQDSQVVVRDARPDEYDAVGDLTVEVYVGEGFVRPGSPYVTELADITHRAGAAQVLVAVHDDRVVGSLAVARPGTPYAEIARPGELEFRMLAVSKSARGLGAGTALVRTVIETAQAESFAAVVLTTMPAMVDARRIYDRFGFVPAPERDWKTDAGEWLSVLRLDLPA, encoded by the coding sequence ATGGATGTGCAGGACTCCCAGGTTGTCGTTCGCGACGCTCGCCCGGACGAATACGACGCCGTCGGTGACCTGACGGTCGAGGTCTATGTCGGCGAGGGCTTCGTGCGTCCCGGCAGCCCGTATGTCACCGAACTCGCCGATATCACCCATCGCGCGGGTGCGGCGCAGGTGCTGGTCGCGGTGCACGACGATCGGGTGGTCGGTTCGCTGGCGGTGGCTCGGCCGGGAACGCCATACGCCGAGATTGCCCGACCGGGGGAGTTGGAATTCCGGATGCTCGCCGTGTCGAAGTCGGCGCGGGGGCTCGGTGCGGGAACGGCGTTGGTGCGCACCGTCATCGAGACCGCACAGGCCGAATCCTTTGCCGCCGTGGTGCTTACCACGATGCCCGCCATGGTCGACGCGCGGCGGATCTATGACCGATTCGGTTTCGTCCCTGCGCCGGAACGGGATTGGAAGACCGATGCGGGTGAGTGGCTGTCAGTGCTACGACTGGATCTCCCAGCCTGA
- a CDS encoding SDR family oxidoreductase, whose amino-acid sequence MTHRSTALITGASAGFGLALARSLIGRGWRVIGTARRGDRLARARAELGEAFFAVPGDITDPAHRAELAEVAGEFGHLDLLVNNASRLGPSPMPRLANYPLDQLELVYRTNVIAPLAVLQFALPLLDPDGVAVNISSDAGVEPYPDWGGYGSSKAALDQLTAILSAEHPELSIYSFDPGDMRTEMHQAAFPGDDISDRPEPETVVPALLRLIEQRPKNDRYTAADFAAGVGR is encoded by the coding sequence ATGACTCACCGCTCTACCGCTCTGATCACCGGTGCTTCGGCGGGATTCGGTCTGGCTCTCGCGCGTTCGCTCATCGGGCGCGGCTGGCGAGTGATCGGCACCGCCCGCCGGGGCGACCGGCTGGCCCGGGCGAGGGCCGAACTCGGCGAAGCCTTTTTCGCGGTGCCGGGCGATATCACCGATCCGGCGCACCGCGCCGAGCTGGCCGAGGTCGCGGGCGAATTCGGACATCTCGACCTGCTCGTGAACAATGCGAGCAGGCTCGGGCCCAGTCCGATGCCGCGACTGGCGAACTATCCGCTCGATCAGCTCGAGCTGGTGTATCGGACCAATGTCATTGCCCCGCTCGCGGTTCTGCAGTTCGCGCTGCCACTGCTCGATCCGGATGGTGTCGCGGTGAATATCAGCTCCGATGCGGGCGTCGAACCATACCCGGACTGGGGCGGCTACGGCTCGTCGAAGGCTGCCCTGGATCAACTCACCGCCATCCTGTCCGCCGAACATCCGGAGCTGTCGATCTACTCCTTCGATCCCGGCGATATGCGCACCGAAATGCATCAGGCGGCATTTCCCGGCGATGATATCTCCGATCGTCCCGAGCCCGAGACCGTCGTGCCCGCGCTGCTGCGCTTGATCGAGCAGCGACCCAAGAACGACCGTTATACCGCCGCCGATTTCGCCGCGGGGGTCGGTAGATGA
- a CDS encoding S-adenosylmethionine:tRNA ribosyltransferase-isomerase, with the protein MTTALNEWPDVLPPERNAAAPPEARGLARDEVRMLVAADRLTHNTFRELPQHLHAGDLVVVNNSATLAAAVDGTLDGLPVTLHLSTWLNAPVDGASGPPDTFGGCDGLWVVEVRTRERTPYPRDLHPGNEIQLPQGATATLREPWLPGARRLWIAELSADPTWLLATHGYPITYSYVPQRWSPSYYTTVFGRIPGSAEMPSAARPFTQRLVLDLVTSGVAIAPITLHTGVSSPEGGEPPSPERFAVPASTARLVNDTKAAGGRIIAVGTTVTRALETTADHNGIVHPARGWTELVLGPQHPARVVDGIITGWHAPGASHLELLVAVAGEAGVHEAYATALDTGYLWHEFGDSALLFGPGARRG; encoded by the coding sequence ATGACAACCGCGTTGAATGAATGGCCCGATGTTCTGCCACCCGAGCGCAATGCCGCCGCTCCGCCGGAGGCGCGCGGACTGGCTCGCGACGAGGTACGGATGCTGGTGGCGGCGGATCGCCTCACCCACAACACCTTCCGTGAACTGCCACAGCATTTGCACGCTGGTGACCTTGTGGTGGTGAACAATTCGGCGACACTGGCCGCGGCGGTCGACGGCACCCTAGACGGCTTGCCGGTCACGCTGCATTTGTCCACCTGGCTCAACGCGCCCGTCGACGGGGCGAGCGGGCCACCGGACACCTTCGGCGGTTGCGACGGACTGTGGGTCGTGGAGGTGCGCACCCGCGAACGCACGCCCTATCCACGTGACCTACACCCGGGCAACGAGATTCAGCTGCCGCAGGGTGCCACCGCCACCCTGCGTGAACCCTGGCTGCCGGGTGCCCGCCGACTCTGGATCGCTGAACTCAGCGCCGATCCCACCTGGCTGCTGGCGACCCACGGCTATCCGATCACCTACTCGTATGTGCCACAACGCTGGTCGCCTTCGTACTACACGACCGTCTTCGGTCGGATCCCGGGCAGTGCCGAAATGCCGAGTGCGGCACGGCCGTTCACGCAAAGGCTGGTGCTCGATCTGGTGACTTCAGGCGTCGCGATCGCGCCGATCACCCTGCACACCGGGGTCTCCTCACCCGAGGGGGGCGAACCTCCGAGCCCGGAGCGGTTCGCGGTGCCGGCGTCGACCGCACGTCTGGTGAACGACACCAAGGCGGCGGGTGGCCGCATCATCGCGGTAGGCACCACGGTGACGCGAGCATTGGAGACCACCGCCGATCACAACGGAATCGTGCATCCGGCCCGGGGGTGGACCGAACTGGTCCTCGGTCCGCAACACCCCGCCCGGGTGGTCGATGGCATCATTACCGGCTGGCACGCACCCGGCGCATCGCATCTGGAGCTACTCGTTGCGGTCGCGGGCGAGGCCGGCGTCCACGAGGCGTATGCAACCGCACTCGATACCGGATATCTCTGGCACGAGTTCGGTGACAGTGCGTTGCTATTCGGCCCCGGCGCTAGGAGGGGCTGA
- a CDS encoding amino acid-binding protein: MSYLLRVQLPDRPGSLGALALALGSVGADILSLDVVERGAGFAVDDLVVEVPQGALPDTLITAAESIGDVHVDSIRPYSGVLDTHRELELIDQVASARDDRLQVLVDGVPRVLRVGWSTIIDMGPQGAHRVVGSQSAPQTQAGSAPWMPLEKPAVLDPEGDWVPQIWRDMDTKLAAAPLGNTGKVLLLGRPGGPDFRPSEVARLGYLAGIVATVLG; encoded by the coding sequence GTGTCTTACCTGCTCCGCGTGCAACTTCCGGATCGACCGGGAAGCCTCGGTGCGCTCGCGCTCGCACTGGGCTCTGTCGGCGCCGACATCCTCTCCCTCGACGTGGTCGAGCGGGGCGCGGGATTCGCGGTCGACGATCTCGTGGTCGAGGTGCCGCAGGGTGCGCTACCCGACACATTGATCACCGCCGCCGAATCGATCGGCGATGTGCACGTGGACTCCATCCGCCCGTACTCCGGTGTACTTGACACCCATCGCGAACTCGAGCTGATCGATCAGGTCGCGAGTGCGCGCGACGATCGGCTACAGGTGCTCGTCGACGGAGTGCCGCGAGTGCTGCGCGTCGGCTGGAGCACCATCATCGATATGGGGCCGCAGGGCGCCCACCGCGTCGTCGGCAGCCAGAGTGCGCCGCAGACGCAGGCGGGTTCGGCGCCGTGGATGCCGTTGGAGAAGCCCGCCGTCCTGGATCCCGAGGGCGACTGGGTGCCGCAGATCTGGCGCGATATGGATACGAAGCTGGCCGCGGCGCCGCTCGGAAATACCGGCAAGGTGCTGCTGCTCGGACGCCCCGGTGGGCCCGACTTCCGCCCGTCCGAGGTGGCGCGGCTCGGTTACCTCGCGGGGATCGTCGCGACCGTACTGGGCTGA